AGCTGCCCCTCCTGCTAGAAAAGGGACAGCTTCTTTTCAATCCTATATGAAACTTAAACAAGATGCCAAACTACCTCCGCGCATATCCAGCAAGCTTCTTGCTCACGCAGACCATGACTGCGGCAAGGCCAAGAAAATACAAGGGCATCACGATTAACGAGCCATTGTGAAGAAGACTCATGCCGCTCGTAATCAGGCTGACAACAATGTAGTAACCCAATCCGAAGATCGCTCCTGCCGTTCCGAGCACATCTCCATATTGGTTCAGCGCTAGACTAAGGCAATTCGGAATCGCCATTCCGATGCCGAGCAGCAGAATAAAAATACACGCTACCATTAACACCATATCCATTATAGTGGCGTTAATTCCGATAACAGCAAGAACGGTAAGGCAAAGAGCCCCCAGCATCGTAATGATCGTGCCGATCACGATAATGCGCTCAGCCTGAAGCCTGGTCAGCAGTTTCTTCGACAGCATCGCACCTAAGATGGATGACATCGCAACAAAGATACCGAAGAAACCAAAGCCGCCGGGGCTCATCTGAAAAAATTCAATAAAAATAAACGGGGCCTCCGCATAGTAACTGAACAATATGCCGTTGGTGGCTCCAATGAGAAAACCGAATCCCCATATTCTGGGGTCAGAGACCAGGCGCTTGCCCACGGAGAGGGTGTTAATCTTCGAGACAGCCTTTACCCTGGTTTCAGGCAGAGAAGTCCAGGTATACAACAAAATGGCGGCGCTCATCAAAACCAACGTCAAGAACACTGCTCTGAAACCAAGAGATTGATCCACCCATCCGCCAATGAGCGGCCCAATAGCGGGTGTAAACGCAAGCGCTGCCGAAATCTGGGCAAACACCGCATGACGCTTGGCTCCATCGATACTCTCACGCAAAATGGTTTGGGTGACGACCGAGCCGGTGCTGGCACCAAAAGCCTGAATGAATCGGCTCACCAATAACCATTCGGCCGAACCGGATAGATAGCAGCCCAAGCTGCCTAATCCATAAACCAGGATGCCCCACAGCATAGCAGGACGACGTCCGATGGAATCCGAAAGCCTTCCCCAGCAAAACACTCCGAAGGCAAAGCCTAGGAAGTAAATGCTGAGCGTTAGTTGGATTGCATTGTTGCTTGCTCCCAATTGATGGGCAATGTCCGGTAATGAAGGTGTATATATCGTTTCACTAATTTGTGGGAAACCCACAAGGATAATTAATAACCATATGGATGGATTTGAGATTTTTCTTTGCACAGCTAACATCCCCCTTATCATTTCAAAAAATCTCTAGTTGGCTGGCAAAGAAATTACGGGATCGGGGGTTTGCATTTCGTTAGTCTAGTAAATGAAAGCATGAAAAGTCACCTTTTTTTCTGAATAAGGGGGTTATATCTACCGAGTATTATAGCAGAATTGCAGGCAAAATGCGCTCTTGAGCTCTTGATTCTCCCTCCCACGGGAGGCCTTACACTTTGGGCCAGGGGCAGCAAGAATAGAAAAATGAGAGGAGGTTTTATTTTTTTGAGGATTTGATTGCTCGTACTTGCATCACGATCAAAAAAGGGTGCCCTACCATCGCCCTGTATAATGACAAGACTCTGACGAGCACCTTTTATGTATCAATTCTTCTTGGAGAGCCATTCTGCCAATTCTTCCGTCTGGGCAAGAACGGCAAGCGGATCGTAATACCAGGAACGCTCCTCGGGCCATACATACATGTTCCCCTTCTTGACCGCAGGGAGACTGCCCCAAATCGGATCCGCTCGGAAATCTTCGATCGTACGCGTATTAGACGTCATAATAATGTAATCGCCCGCGTATTTTCCTATCATTTCAGCCGTTAACTCAGCCCATTGCTTCTCTAATATTTCCGCAGCCACCCCGCTCGGAGGCTTTCTTCCCAATGCCTGATAGACAGGCTGACCGCCACGGCCGAAATTATCACCGTACACCCAGGTTGTCTTCTCGCCGTCTTCCATAATGCTAAAGGTCGCATCCGCCGGAATCGCTGCATCGACTTTAGCTTTGGCTGCCGCTATACGCCGATCATACTCCTCCAGCCAGGTTTTGGCTTCCTCTTCCTTACCAAATAACTCACCGAAATAAGTCAACTCTTCATGAGCATTCTTTAAATCTCCATATGGAATGACGATAGTCGGTGCGATTTTGCTTAGCTGCTCATAGGTTGTTTCCCCATTGCCGGTAATGATGAGATCCGGGTTTAAAGCCATGACTTTCTCGACCGACGGTTTTCCGTAATCCCCGATATCCTCGATTCCTTTTAAGGATTCTTTAAAATAATAATTTTGGATGGTAAGCCCCGGCGCTCCAACCGGAATGACATCAAGCGCAATCAGGCTGCCCAGATATTCTTCTGCGATGATGCGCTTCGGACTCACCGGAACTTCGATATCGCCATTGACGGTAGAAACGGTTTTCACTTTGGATTCTTCCGCCGAATTCGTATCCAGCGCTTGCGATGAATCATTAGCTGCGGTCAATACGGTCTCCGTGTTATTTCCCTTACTTGTCTCTCCTGCTCCACAGGCACTGAGCATAAATGCCAGAAAGAGCACTGCGGTAACAAGAGTTACACGCCTTCTGCTTAAACTACGAAAAGAAAACACTTTATATCCCCCTTATATATCGATAACGATAATCATTCTCATATAAAACATTACCTCCTGTCCCCTCTAATGGCTATGCCTTAAAATGATGTCTACTCATGCAAATTTATGATGTCCTGTCAGCACTTTCATCAATTCGCTCAGCTGTGCTTGCGAGGAGATAGGATCATATCCGAAGAATAATTCCGGTTGATTCAGAACATAGACTCGATTATGCCGTACCGCATCCAAATGCCGCCAATCCGGTGATCTAAACAATGCTTTGATGCGCTCCAGACCGTGAGGATGGTTAGGTAATGACGTTATGAATATATGATCGGCCGCGTAAGAAGCGACCTTGCCGATTGCCGCTTCCACATATCCGCGGCGATGGAGCCCTTCATCCACCAGCCCGGCAGGCGGATGAAATCCAATATCGTCGTATAGAATCTGGCTCCCTCTGCCAAAACTGCCGCTGAAGCAATAGGCTGTATCCGCGCAAAATTCCCAGACGACGGCGCTTCCCCGCTTACCAAGCTCTCCATTGAGTACCTCATTCGAGTGATCGACCCGTTCGTCGTAACGCGACAGCCATTCCTCCGCTTCCGCATCTTTATCTATGGCGGAAGCGATGAAGCGGAATTGCTCGCGCCAGCTCATCGTCTTGAACGGCAGATCCAGGACAGGTGCCAAAGCGAGCAGCGCCTTGTTCTCAATTGCCGAATCGTAGCTGATAATCAGATCCGGATTGGATGAAGCTATCGTCTCATAATAATGATCGAATGCGAGAGCATACGGTCGAAACGATGGTCTGCACTCAGATGATTGCTGTATGGGGTCTGCTGAAGCCAAGGGGTATACACCCCCAGCTCAGGCGTAACCCCAAGCGCCAACAAGGATGCCGTATGGTTTAGGTTCAATGCGGCGATTCGCTTTGGTTTACGTTTATAAGCCGTAGGAGACATGCCTACGGCTTCCTTGAATTTACGGCTGAGGTACAAGCCCTCCTTATACCCTACTTCCTGCGCCAGCGTATTTAAATCTTGCGACCTGGTCAACAGTCGTTCTTGCGTTTTACGTATTCGAAACAGGGTCAAGTATTCATTAAAGGTACGTCCGGTATGGTTGCGAAACTTGCGCGAGAAATGCTCCGGACTAACACCCGCCCTAGCAGCCATCTGCTCTCTTGTCAGATCTTTAGAGTAGTTCTCTTCCATATACTGCTGGGCTTGTTCCACCCAAGATCGTTGCTGTGAAGATGATCTGGATATCGTCTCCGCATGGATCTCTTGCAGCAGTTTAATGAACAGATGCTGCAGCTGAAAAGGCTCCCCGTGATCCGCACCTCCCCAGATGCTCTCAAGTTCTCCGGCCATCCGTAAAATCTCGGACGGAATGTCATGAATCGGAACATTACATTCAAGACCGTAAGATGCACTGTCATCTACACATAAGCATCGATATTCCATATAAAGCCCCCGTAAAGGCGTTAATCTTATGGATTCCAACTTGAGTTCCGTTAGGCTGCCGGAACCAAATACGCTTCCTCTGAAAACCGGATAGGATCGCTCATCCGCATGCAGCAGGCCCTCTCCCTCCTGGATGATCACGATGCGATAGCTCTGCTCTTGATGATTTCCGCTGGCGCTCGGAATCTCTTCATCCAATCCCATTAGACGAGTCGGTACGTGAAAAAAATGAGGGGGAAGTTTATTCGTTGAAGCTAGTGACACGGAACGCCCTCCTTGATTATGATAATCATTATCAATTAATGTGATGTTATTATACCAGATGCTTGCTCCATCTGTTACGTTAAATCCATTTTATACGCTTCCTCCTTCCAAGCAATCATGGCGAAGCCCTATCTAAAACATTCGACTTGTATGACGGGTTTCGCCGACCATGCCTGCCCTAAACCTGCATAAGCTCTCCACTTGCTTAAATGTGCTACGCTTAAATTAAGAATCACTCATTCCACAGAAAGGAAGTGTGCACGATATGATACTGAACCATCTTAATCTCACTGTCACTGATGTAACCGCAGCAAAGGAATTTTTGCAAACCTATTTCGGACTCAAAATCGGAGGCGAGCGCGGCCAATCGTTTGCAGCGATGTTTGACGATCAAGGGATGGTGCTGACCTTAATGCGGGGGACCGAGGTTAACTACCCCAAGACGTTTCATATTGGCTTTATTCAGGAAAGCGAAGCGAAGGTAAATGAACTTTATCAGCGTCTAAAGGATGATGGGTTCGATGTCGAGCCGCCACAAAGAGCCCACGGATGGACATTTTACATTAAAGCCCCGGGCGGGTTTACTGTCGAAGTTCTGGCCTAATCATCATCGTTACATGGGACAACGCCATTCCTCATCCGCTACACGCAAAAGCCCACGCATCACGCGTGGGCTCTTATGTTATGTCAGGCTTAATATAGCTCCCATGTCTCCGTGCATAATGCGGGTAAAGAATCCGCAACCCGCTCACAGTCCTCATAGCCCAAGCTGCCGGAATGCGCAAACAAAATCGGATATTCTCCGTTTACCGGCTCTTCCCTCATATCGAACATATAATGGTTTCCGCTTCCATCCATCGCAAACGACACCGCCTTCGGCATATACTCCGGCAGCTCGTAAGCCAGGTTCATCTCCCTCAGGTCATCCGTGCTAAAGAACTGGAAAAGACGTTCTCCCTGTTGAAATTCCCCGCCGTTGGAATACTTCAATAAGTCCAAATAGCTTGCGGGGAAATTCCTCTGAGGCAGCTTCCAGCCTGCAGGATCGAGCGGCGTATATTGATCGTAAAAGGGAGACGTTTTGTGAAAAGGATTCACTTGTCTTCCCTTGATTTCATCCATTTCTTGGGCAGACAGCTCCGTATTCCACTCCTTAACAAAACGAGCCATTTGTTCACCGGTCGCGCCGGAACGTTTGTCATACGGGTGCTCAAAATTGATATTCCACATCTTGGCCTTCCTCCATCCTGGTACTTCCTGTCTTGGATCTTCTCCAATCATTATAATGGAAATATCGGAAAGAGGGAGCAGTCATTACAGATGGGATCCTCCACTGGCATCGATGCATTGACCGGTGATCCAGCGGCTGTCCGGAGAAGCCAGAAATGCTGCAATATCTGCGATATCCCCAGGCTCACCCCATCTTCCGAAGATCGAATAGCCGGCTCCGAATTGGAACGAGGCCGGGTCCTGAAGCATGGCGGCATTCATGTCAGTAGCTACGAATCCAGGCTGTATCGCATTGATCGTGATTCCGCGGGAACCCAGCTGGCTCGACAGGGAGAGGGTCAGCGAATTGATGGCCCCCTTCGTCATCGTATACGCAGGAATATTGGGCAAGGAGATTCGGGTTACCGCAGAAGATAAATTGATAATGCGGCCATCGTCTCGAAGGCGTGGGAGAGCCTGCTGAATCATGAAGAATGGCGACTTCACGTTCATTCGTATCACTTCATCAAAGCTTTCCTCCGTGGTCTCCTCGATGGTTTCCACTAAGCCGATCCCTGCGTTGTTAACCAGAATATCAAAATATGTTTCACCGGTTCGTGCTTTCAACGTCTCATCCAGCGACCCGTACAGGGCACTTATTCCATCCATGGAAGTAAGATCCGCCCCTACCAAGAAAGCTTTGCCTCCGGCCTCGGTTATCTCGCTCACGACCTCTTCCGCGGCCTCATGGTTCTTGCCATAGTGAACGGCTACCAACGCTCCTTCCTTTGCCAATCGTATCGCGATGGCACGTCCAATGCCTCGGCTGGAGCCTGTAATCAAAGCAACTTTTCCCGTCAATGTATTCATGTTCTCATCATCTCCTCTTTTTCTTTCACTTTTAGTTTTATCACAGGCCCCATTTCGAAATATTGCGCTCCTATTCTCGTCGTCCTCTCGATAACCCTATAAAAAACGCCCCACTTGTGGTGGGGCTAAAACGTAGGCATTTGCGTCGCCGCCTACGCTCAGTGAATTAAAAATCATTTACATTCCATGTAATGATTATTATAATGAGAATATCAAAAGAGCTGCGCAACCTGTGTTTGCATAAAGCGATTAAAGGATGATTTTTTCCTTTAGTCGCTTTTTTTGTGAGCTTGTTGAAAGTCATGGAGGTATATCGTATGAAAAAAAGAGCGTTTGATATGATCATGCTGCTCATCGGGGCATTTATTTTTGCGCTGGCCGTCAATTTATTCGTCATTCCCAACGATTTTGGCGAAGGCGGCGTTACCGGGATCTCGATCATTCTGTTTTATGTGCTGAAATGGTCCCCGGCGCTGGTCGGCATTGTGATTAACGGGATTTTGCTGATTATCGGCTACAAGCTTCTGGATAAAAAAACGACGGTCTATACCATTATCGTTGTTGCCTTTCACTCTCTGTTCCTTCATTTGACGGAGAACTGGAGCATCGCTTCGGATGAGCCGGTGATCAATGCTATATTTGCCGGACTGTTTGCCGGCGTCGGGATTGGACTCATCGTCCGGGTGGGTGGCACAACGGCGGGTACGGTGATATTGGCCCGCCTGGCTAATAAATATTGGGATTGGAATATCAGTTATGCCCTGCTGTTCTTTGACCTGATCGTGGCCGGACTGTCTGTCTTTGTAATCGGGATCGAGAAGGTGATGTTCACCGTGGTCATCCTCTATATCGGCACCAAGGCGATGGAGTTCATTATTGAAGGCTTGAATCCCAAAAAGGCCGTTACCATCATCTCAACTCATCATGACCGCATCGCAATTCGGGTTACGGAGATTATGGATCGCGGGGTGACTGTCCTCCGGGGTTATGGATATTACACCGGTCAGACCAAAGATGTGCTCTACATCGTCATCAGTAAACAGGAAGTCTCCATGCTCAAAAAAATCGTCCGGGCCGAAGACAAAAACGCTTTTGTCACGATCCATGACGTACGCGACGTGTTTGGCGAAGGATTTATTGATATTTCAAAATAAGAGCGGACTTATCCTTTTATACGAAAAAAGATCGAAACAGCCGTTTGGGCAGGTTTCGATCTTTTTT
Above is a window of Paenibacillus sp. FSL K6-1330 DNA encoding:
- a CDS encoding multidrug effflux MFS transporter, with protein sequence MQRKISNPSIWLLIILVGFPQISETIYTPSLPDIAHQLGASNNAIQLTLSIYFLGFAFGVFCWGRLSDSIGRRPAMLWGILVYGLGSLGCYLSGSAEWLLVSRFIQAFGASTGSVVTQTILRESIDGAKRHAVFAQISAALAFTPAIGPLIGGWVDQSLGFRAVFLTLVLMSAAILLYTWTSLPETRVKAVSKINTLSVGKRLVSDPRIWGFGFLIGATNGILFSYYAEAPFIFIEFFQMSPGGFGFFGIFVAMSSILGAMLSKKLLTRLQAERIIVIGTIITMLGALCLTVLAVIGINATIMDMVLMVACIFILLLGIGMAIPNCLSLALNQYGDVLGTAGAIFGLGYYIVVSLITSGMSLLHNGSLIVMPLYFLGLAAVMVCVSKKLAGYARR
- a CDS encoding VOC family protein; this encodes MILNHLNLTVTDVTAAKEFLQTYFGLKIGGERGQSFAAMFDDQGMVLTLMRGTEVNYPKTFHIGFIQESEAKVNELYQRLKDDGFDVEPPQRAHGWTFYIKAPGGFTVEVLA
- a CDS encoding AraC family transcriptional regulator, coding for MSLASTNKLPPHFFHVPTRLMGLDEEIPSASGNHQEQSYRIVIIQEGEGLLHADERSYPVFRGSVFGSGSLTELKLESIRLTPLRGLYMEYRCLCVDDSASYGLECNVPIHDIPSEILRMAGELESIWGGADHGEPFQLQHLFIKLLQEIHAETISRSSSQQRSWVEQAQQYMEENYSKDLTREQMAARAGVSPEHFSRKFRNHTGRTFNEYLTLFRIRKTQERLLTRSQDLNTLAQEVGYKEGLYLSRKFKEAVGMSPTAYKRKPKRIAALNLNHTASLLALGVTPELGVYTPWLQQTPYSNHLSADHRFDRMLSHSIIIMRR
- a CDS encoding YitT family protein, which encodes MKKRAFDMIMLLIGAFIFALAVNLFVIPNDFGEGGVTGISIILFYVLKWSPALVGIVINGILLIIGYKLLDKKTTVYTIIVVAFHSLFLHLTENWSIASDEPVINAIFAGLFAGVGIGLIVRVGGTTAGTVILARLANKYWDWNISYALLFFDLIVAGLSVFVIGIEKVMFTVVILYIGTKAMEFIIEGLNPKKAVTIISTHHDRIAIRVTEIMDRGVTVLRGYGYYTGQTKDVLYIVISKQEVSMLKKIVRAEDKNAFVTIHDVRDVFGEGFIDISK
- a CDS encoding SDR family oxidoreductase; this translates as MNTLTGKVALITGSSRGIGRAIAIRLAKEGALVAVHYGKNHEAAEEVVSEITEAGGKAFLVGADLTSMDGISALYGSLDETLKARTGETYFDILVNNAGIGLVETIEETTEESFDEVIRMNVKSPFFMIQQALPRLRDDGRIINLSSAVTRISLPNIPAYTMTKGAINSLTLSLSSQLGSRGITINAIQPGFVATDMNAAMLQDPASFQFGAGYSIFGRWGEPGDIADIAAFLASPDSRWITGQCIDASGGSHL
- a CDS encoding ABC transporter substrate-binding protein codes for the protein MASADPIQQSSECRPSFRPYALAFDHYYETIASSNPDLIISYDSAIENKALLALAPVLDLPFKTMSWREQFRFIASAIDKDAEAEEWLSRYDERVDHSNEVLNGELGKRGSAVVWEFCADTAYCFSGSFGRGSQILYDDIGFHPPAGLVDEGLHRRGYVEAAIGKVASYAADHIFITSLPNHPHGLERIKALFRSPDWRHLDAVRHNRVYVLNQPELFFGYDPISSQAQLSELMKVLTGHHKFA
- a CDS encoding SMI1/KNR4 family protein is translated as MWNINFEHPYDKRSGATGEQMARFVKEWNTELSAQEMDEIKGRQVNPFHKTSPFYDQYTPLDPAGWKLPQRNFPASYLDLLKYSNGGEFQQGERLFQFFSTDDLREMNLAYELPEYMPKAVSFAMDGSGNHYMFDMREEPVNGEYPILFAHSGSLGYEDCERVADSLPALCTETWELY
- a CDS encoding ABC transporter substrate-binding protein, with product MFSFRSLSRRRVTLVTAVLFLAFMLSACGAGETSKGNNTETVLTAANDSSQALDTNSAEESKVKTVSTVNGDIEVPVSPKRIIAEEYLGSLIALDVIPVGAPGLTIQNYYFKESLKGIEDIGDYGKPSVEKVMALNPDLIITGNGETTYEQLSKIAPTIVIPYGDLKNAHEELTYFGELFGKEEEAKTWLEEYDRRIAAAKAKVDAAIPADATFSIMEDGEKTTWVYGDNFGRGGQPVYQALGRKPPSGVAAEILEKQWAELTAEMIGKYAGDYIIMTSNTRTIEDFRADPIWGSLPAVKKGNMYVWPEERSWYYDPLAVLAQTEELAEWLSKKN